ATTTCCACGTTTTTCTGAATAGGTTCAAAAACCTGCGCTTTTTTTGTCATTTCTTTGACTGCTGTATCAATATTTGGATGAAGTCCTGCCCCTACTGCAGCTAAGATGGCCGCCCCTAAACCAGAGGCTTCACTAACTGCTGGTCTGATTGCTGGTAAATGAAATACGTCTGCTGTAATTTGCATCATTTTATCACTGTTTGAACCTCCGCCACATACGATCAATTCTGTCATGGGAATTTTTGTGCGCTTTTCAATTCTCTGTTTCCCTTCACGTAAAGAGTAGGCTAAGCCTTCAAGAAGAGCTCTATAAAAGTGCCCTTTAGTATGGACTCCACCAAAACCAATGACAGCACCTTTTGCATCAGGACGTGGATATCTTATGCCAGGTGACCAGAATGGTTGGAGTACCAACCCTAATGATCCTGGTGGAATATTAGAGACTAGATCATCTAGTATTTCTTCTGCAGGTACTCCTAAATTACTTGCTAGTTGTAACTCCTCGTTAGCAAATTGTTCTTTGAACCATGAAACCATCCAAAACCCACGGAAAGTTTGTACTTCTAGGTTATATTCTCCTGGTGATGCACTTGGATAAGGGGGTATGAGTTTTATAGGTTCAAGGTATTTTTTTGAGTTAACATTGATTGTTGCCGTAGTACCATAACCTATACTTCCTTGGTTTGGATGCAGACACCCTGTGCCAAGTACTTCACAGGCTTTATCAGTAGCTCCAGCGATAACAGGCAATCCTTCAGGTATTCCTGTTTGTTTAGCTGCTTCTTTCGTAATCACACCTAACTGCTCACCTGGTTGAACTAGATTAGGTAACATCTGTTCCTTGACAGGTATAGCCTTCCATTTCCAGTGTGATTTCTTAGACCATGTAAGTTTTTTATAATCAAATGGAAGATATCCAACTTGACTCCCGATAGAATCAACAATATCATCAGTTAATTTATAATTAATGTATCCAGAAAGCATCAAGTAGTGGGAAGTTTTATCCCAAATCTCTGGTTGGAATTCCTTGATCCAATTTGCTTCCGCTTCTGCTTGAAGATAATGTAATGTTTTATTGAGGCCTGCTAGATGAAATAGGAGCTGCCAAGCTCCTCCAACCTTAGGCAATTTCGTAGATCTACGTTGATCTAACCAGAGTATAGCTGATCTTAAAGGATTTTTTTCGGCATCAAGATTTACCATTGATCCTCTTTGAGTTGTGAGACTTACAGAAACAATGGAATCTTTGTTTACTTTACCTTGACTAAACAGTTTTTCTGAAGACTCAGCAACACACTTCCAATAATACTCTGGATGCTGTTCAGCCCAACCTGATTCAGGAGAATAATACGCAGGACTATAAATCACTCTGGCAAAATCTATAAGACGACCATTTCCATCAAACACAAGCGTTCGAACACTTTGAGTTCCAATATCTATCGTTAAAACGGTTTCATCCATGGATTGGATCTTCCCCCTTTTTTATTTCCTAATCCTCCTCTGTGATGAAGAGGGATAACCCCTAGATTGTAACATATACTCTATTCATTTATGCGAGCATAATTTTAGGTTATTTTAGTATTAAATCAGGACTGTAGTTATTTTTCCATATTTTATAGTAACGAGTTACTTCATCATTCCAACGTTCCTCATCCCAGTTTAAAACAGGTAGAATCTCTTCTTCTAAGCGATTTATTATTTCTCTTCCTCCAGAAGGTAATAACATACCAATTCGTACTCTTCGCAGTAATAGATCATCTAAATGAGAGATTGATTCATGTCTTGCTGCCCATCGAAGCTCTGACCATAATATATTCGTACTAGGTACAAATTCACAACCATTTTCTTCAATTTCTTCTATAAAACTATCCCATTCATTTCCGTAACGTCCGTACAACCGACGTGTCATGGATTCTCCTAAGTGGGACTGGAGTATTGTATGACCTGTCATATTTTGTTGTGCATCTTGAATTTTATTATGATGTTCATTTACATGGGTTATTTGTGGTTTAATTTTATCTAAGACTTCACGAGCTAATAAATCGAAGGTAGTTAGTTTCCCACCTGTTACTGTTAACAAACCGTGCTCTTCCCATATACAATGATCTCTTGATTCCTTAGAAGGATCTTTTTTACCTGTATGAATGACGGGTCTTACCCCTGCAAATGTTGATAAAACATCCTCAGCTTTAAGTTGGAATGAAGGAAACATTTCATTTAGGGCTTCTAGTAAGTATTTTCCTTCTTCAAAACTTATACTCGGTTCTACATTTAGAGATTCTTTATGATCAATATCTGTTGTTCCAACTAAGGTGACACCTTCCCATGGAAGTGCATAAATATAACGTCCATCTTCTGGATGCGTGAAGCTGATGGCCTGCGCTAGTGGTAAACGCCAATTAGGAATAATTAAGTGACTTCCACGTAAGGGGCGCATTTTTGGTATTTCACCAACCTGAGCTCGGAGTTGATCTACCCAGACACCAGTTGCATTCACAACTATTTTCCCAAATACTTCTTTTGTTTTATTTGATACTATATCTTTCACTGTGACTCCACGCACATGGCCATGTTGATCCCGACATAATTCTTCAACTGAGCAATAGTTTATTGCAGTGCCCCCTAGTAACTCTCCATCTTTTAACACTCTTAATACTAGTCTTGCGTCATCTGTTCTTGCATCATAATATTGTAACCCTGTGCTTAGACCTGATTTTCTAATTCCTGGTGCCATTTTGCTTATGTTCTCAGAATCGTAACTACGATGGTTTTTTCGATGTGCCATCATGTCATAAAGGGTTAAACCTGCTTTTAACAAAATAGGGTCAAACCGATTTTCCTCATAAAACGGCATTAAAATGCCAAGAGGTTCTACCAGACCATCACATTCACTGAGTAACTTTTCTCTTTCATGTACAGAATGCCAGGTTGTTTTCAATTGACCTTGTTTTAAATAACGTAAACCACCATGTACTAGTTTACCAGAACGACTGGATGTTCCCCATGCAAAATCTTTTTTTTCTAACAATAAACAGCGTAGCCCTTGACTAGCTGCTTTTCTCAAAATCCCAGCTCCTGTAATTCCTCCACCGATAATGATGACATCCCAAGGTTCACTTAATCGATCCCAGACTTCTTCGCGGTTATTCATATTTAACACTCCTTAAATTAAGTGTTCGTAAAGTTTTGTTTTATTATAATAGCTTGTCGTTATTCATCCTTTGTTCAGGATCAAGAGTATGACAAAGAGAACGGATCATTTCCATGCCTAGTTTCGTTTTTTCATTTTCAAGGTAAGGTTGATGATCAACTCCAACACCGTGTTGATGACTTATCGTTCCACCATGTTTAACTATCGCTTCACTTGCAGCTTTTTTTAATTTTTCCCAACGACGTTTCGTTTCCTCAGGATTATCACCTATACGGAAAAGATAGGTCGTATAAATGCTAGAGCCATGTGGGTAAATATGAGAGAGATGAGTATATGCAAATACACTTTCATTCATATCTTGTAAACCTTCTCTTAATGCACTTTCAATAGATTGAACTGTTTCTGGCACTCGATTCCATGTTGTTGCTGTTTCTAAAGTATCTACGGCATAACCTTCCTGCCATAAACTATTGCGTAAATATGGAGAACGAAAGCGGTTTTTTACCCATTGTTGCCCTGGTTTGGTACCTACAAGAACCCCTTTGTATTTTTTAATAATACTTTGTGCTTGGTTCAGTGCGGATTTCACACTTTTTTTAGTTCCAGTAACACCATAAACAAGCATACATTTTTGCTCATTTACTCCGTTCATTTTCAACCATTTATCTAACAAAGCGAGCACTTTGCTTTCTCCTGCCATAGTTAAGGTAGAAATCGTTTCTTCAGGTAAGCTTAAACGCATCATTGAAAGAGGAATGCCGTTTTGGGCAATTTGTCTAATGGCTGCCATTCCTTGCTCAGGAGTCGGGAAAAATGCTGAATAAAATTGTTCCTTTTGTGGTAATGGAGATATTTTAACGGTTGCTTTAGTAACAATACCTAATCTGCCTTCAGAGCCTAACACAAATTCTCGTAAATTTGGTCCAGCGGCTGATGCAGGCAAATTAGATATTTCTAACCTACCTACTGGTGTTTCCATTTCTCCACCAACAAATAATTGTTCAATTCTCCCATATTTTAGTGATTGTTGTCCTGCTGAACGTGTAACAATCCATCCACCAAGAGTGGAATATTCAAATGACTGAGGGAAGTGTCCTAAAGTAAAACCTTTTGCTTGTAATGCTGCCTCTAGATCAGGTCCTTTAATACCTGCTTGAAATTGAGCAAGGCATCCGTCTTCATCTAAATCTAGTAATTTATTCATTCTGCTTACATCTACTGTGATAGTAGGTTTGTCTCCTTCAAGTGCTGCTAAATGACCTACAACACTTGTACCTCCACCATAAGGCACAATATGTGCATCTATTTTTTTTGCAAATTGAAGCAATTCTCGAACTTCTTGTTCATTTAAGGGAAACGCTACTCCATCAGGATAGGTTGGTATTGTGCCACTTCGAATGGCATTCCAATCACCAAAACTTTGACCAACAGCATGACGAAGTCTTTCCAGTGGATCCGTGTTTATAAGATGATGCTCAGGTAAACGAGATGCAGGTACATTGTTAATTGCTTTTTCTAATGATATATCTTTTGGTTTATTACTAGGACCTAATTCATTTTCTAAAAATTTTTTTGCAGATTCAGGCAATTCAACATTTACAGATTCATCGCCCCAGCCATTCCATCTTC
The window above is part of the Chengkuizengella sp. SCS-71B genome. Proteins encoded here:
- a CDS encoding FGGY-family carbohydrate kinase gives rise to the protein MDETVLTIDIGTQSVRTLVFDGNGRLIDFARVIYSPAYYSPESGWAEQHPEYYWKCVAESSEKLFSQGKVNKDSIVSVSLTTQRGSMVNLDAEKNPLRSAILWLDQRRSTKLPKVGGAWQLLFHLAGLNKTLHYLQAEAEANWIKEFQPEIWDKTSHYLMLSGYINYKLTDDIVDSIGSQVGYLPFDYKKLTWSKKSHWKWKAIPVKEQMLPNLVQPGEQLGVITKEAAKQTGIPEGLPVIAGATDKACEVLGTGCLHPNQGSIGYGTTATINVNSKKYLEPIKLIPPYPSASPGEYNLEVQTFRGFWMVSWFKEQFANEELQLASNLGVPAEEILDDLVSNIPPGSLGLVLQPFWSPGIRYPRPDAKGAVIGFGGVHTKGHFYRALLEGLAYSLREGKQRIEKRTKIPMTELIVCGGGSNSDKMMQITADVFHLPAIRPAVSEASGLGAAILAAVGAGLHPNIDTAVKEMTKKAQVFEPIQKNVEIYDDLYSQVYQKMYRKLTPLYESIQKITGYPEH
- a CDS encoding glycerol-3-phosphate dehydrogenase/oxidase yields the protein MNNREEVWDRLSEPWDVIIIGGGITGAGILRKAASQGLRCLLLEKKDFAWGTSSRSGKLVHGGLRYLKQGQLKTTWHSVHEREKLLSECDGLVEPLGILMPFYEENRFDPILLKAGLTLYDMMAHRKNHRSYDSENISKMAPGIRKSGLSTGLQYYDARTDDARLVLRVLKDGELLGGTAINYCSVEELCRDQHGHVRGVTVKDIVSNKTKEVFGKIVVNATGVWVDQLRAQVGEIPKMRPLRGSHLIIPNWRLPLAQAISFTHPEDGRYIYALPWEGVTLVGTTDIDHKESLNVEPSISFEEGKYLLEALNEMFPSFQLKAEDVLSTFAGVRPVIHTGKKDPSKESRDHCIWEEHGLLTVTGGKLTTFDLLAREVLDKIKPQITHVNEHHNKIQDAQQNMTGHTILQSHLGESMTRRLYGRYGNEWDSFIEEIEENGCEFVPSTNILWSELRWAARHESISHLDDLLLRRVRIGMLLPSGGREIINRLEEEILPVLNWDEERWNDEVTRYYKIWKNNYSPDLILK
- a CDS encoding FAD-binding oxidoreductase, which gives rise to MRRWNGWGDESVNVELPESAKKFLENELGPSNKPKDISLEKAINNVPASRLPEHHLINTDPLERLRHAVGQSFGDWNAIRSGTIPTYPDGVAFPLNEQEVRELLQFAKKIDAHIVPYGGGTSVVGHLAALEGDKPTITVDVSRMNKLLDLDEDGCLAQFQAGIKGPDLEAALQAKGFTLGHFPQSFEYSTLGGWIVTRSAGQQSLKYGRIEQLFVGGEMETPVGRLEISNLPASAAGPNLREFVLGSEGRLGIVTKATVKISPLPQKEQFYSAFFPTPEQGMAAIRQIAQNGIPLSMMRLSLPEETISTLTMAGESKVLALLDKWLKMNGVNEQKCMLVYGVTGTKKSVKSALNQAQSIIKKYKGVLVGTKPGQQWVKNRFRSPYLRNSLWQEGYAVDTLETATTWNRVPETVQSIESALREGLQDMNESVFAYTHLSHIYPHGSSIYTTYLFRIGDNPEETKRRWEKLKKAASEAIVKHGGTISHQHGVGVDHQPYLENEKTKLGMEMIRSLCHTLDPEQRMNNDKLL